One Cystobacter ferrugineus genomic window, CCTCCCCGACGCGCGCGGCCGGGCGGCGGTGCGCATGGGCGAGCACGTGCTGTCGCTCGAGGAGGTGCAGGGCATCATCCTGCGCGAGTGCAAGGAATTGGCCGAGCAGCACCTGGGCACGAAGGTGGAGCGCGCGGTGGTGACGGTGCCCGCGTACTACTCGGAGCCGCAGCGCGAGGCGGTGCGCCGCTCGGGGTGGCTCGCGGGCATCAAGGTGGAGCGCATCCTCAACGAGCCCACCGCGGCGGCGCTGGCGTACGGGCTCAACCGGGACATGGCCAAGCGGGTGCTCGTGTATGACCTGGGCGGCGGCACCTTCGACGCCACCCTGCTGCGCATCGACAAGAACGTGTTCGAGGTGCTGGCCACCGGCGGCAACATCTTCCTGGGCGGCATGGACTTCGACAACGTGCTGGTGGACCTGTTGCTCGAGCGCTTCCAGCAGCAGGAGAAGGTGACCTTCCAGGGAGACCGCGTGGCGCTGTCGCGGGTGGCGGACGCGGCCGAGCGCGCCAAGGTGGCGCTCTCCGAGTCCAACTCCTACGACGTCCACATCCCCATGCTCATGGTGGACGAGGCGGGGCGGCCGCGGGACATGCACATCACGCTCACGCGCGCGGAGATGGAGAAGGTGTGCATGCCGCTGGTGATGCGCACGCTGGACGTGGTGGGCGACGTGCTGCTGGACGCGAAGCTGCGCCCCTCGGACATCGACGACATCCTCCTGGTGGGCGGGCAGAGCCGCATGCCGCTGGTGCGCGAGAAGCTCAAGGAGGTGCTCGGCCGGGCGCCGCACGCGGGCGTCAACACGGACGAGGCGGTGGCCCTGGGCGCGGCGCTCTACTCGAGCGCGGTGGACCGGGTGAGCAGCGTGGTGCTCATCGACGTGCTGCCCATGACGATCGGCGTGGCGATGCCCGGCGGTGTCTTCACGCGCGTCATCGAGCGCAACACGCCCCTGCCCGCGCAGCGCTCCTTCGCCATCTCCACCACGCGCGATGACGAGGAAGTCATGGAGCTGTCCATCTTCCAGGGCGAGGACGCGCACATCTCGGCCAACGAGTACCTGGGCACGGCGCGGCTGGAGGGCCTGCCCAGGGGACCCAAGGGCTCGGTGCGCGTGGCGGTGACGCTGCGGCTGGACTCCGAATGCGTGCTGCACGTCAACGCGCAGGAGTACTCGACGCGCAAGGAGATGAAGGCCACGCTGGCCACGCGCTACACGCCCGAGGAGCTGCGGCAGCGGCTGGGCGTGGCCAAGGACGCGGCGCGGGCGGCCGAGGAGCGGCGGGGCCAGGAGCTCAAGGAGCGCTCGGGCCGCTTCTGGGGCTTCCTCAAGAAGGTGGTGGGCAAGGGCTAAGCACCCGGACATAGATAATATCCACCCCTTCCGACGAAGCTACGAGGGGCAACGTGGACAGAAACCATGTCCGGGGGCTTAGTGGGGTGTCCGCGAGGCTTTTGGACATAGATCCCGTTGCAGGTAACGTACGCGTTCACGCGTCTGGCCTGTTGAGGGACGAGGCAGCAGACGAGCAGGCGAGCAATCAGGGGTAGGCAGGACGAGAGAAGTTGCGCGGTAGAGACCTATGGGAAAAGTAGACCCCAGGGATGCGCGAATCGCGCAATTGGAAGCGCGGCATGCCGAGGTCCAGGCGACCATCGCCGAGTTGCGACGGGAGTTGGCCCAGGAACGAGCCACCCTTGCCGAGTTGAGAGAGAGGCAGGGGCACGATTCGAGCAATTCCAACAAGCCGCCGTCCACGGACGGCCCCGAGGGCAGGCGAGGGAGAAACAAGAAGCCCTGGGGCACAGGGCGCCTACGACGCAATTTCCAGAGTTGGGTGGATAGAGGCCGGGGAGCGTGCGAGGTGGGCACTCAATTGCTGGAATATACCGCCACGCTCTTCCACCTGTTGCGCCGGGTGCGCGATGGCACCCTCGAGCGCGGCTCCCTGGTGCGGCGGATGGACGACGTGCGCCAGCGGGTACGTGAGCTGCTGGCGCAGGCATGGGCGTGCGCGGATGAGAAAGCCGCCCATACGGCCAGCGAGTTGCAGAGGCAGTGGAAGGCGCTGTGGACATTCATGCACCGCGAGAACGTGCCCACCACCAACAATCATGCCGAGCGGTTGCCGCGCCATGCCGTCTGTATGCGCAAGGTATCCTTCGGCACCAGGAGCCCCGAAGGTAGCCGCTTCATCGAGCGCATTCTCACCACCGTGACCACACTGCGGTTGCAGAATCGTCCCGTTCTCCCCTTCCTTACTTCAGGCTGTTGAGTCCTGGCTGCATGGCTACAGTGTGCCCTCTCTGCTTATTTCTGCTCTCCCTCCCCTTCACGCTGCTGCTTGACGGGCGCTTTCATCCTCTAGCGTGTGAACGCGTACGCAGAAAATCCTTCGACGGCGTCTATTGGCGGAGTGGCAGTCCCCCTCCACGCCGAAACTGGCGCTGCTCTCCCCTCCATCCATGAATCCGTCCAAAAAGTGCGAAACTTGCACTGAGAGGAAAATTAATTGACGCTGGGTGATGACCGCTCTAACAAGTTGATTGTTCGATTGAAGGCTTGAGAACAGGTTCAAACAGCCTTGGAGAGAGTCATGACCACACGCGGTTCTCCTTCTCTCAAAATCATTCCCTCGTCTTCTACACCGTCCCTTCCGGCTGCGGTCCTGGGGTGGGTAACGGGCTACGAACCCGAGCGTGGGGTGCTCGTCGACTTCCCTGGCAACACCGCGGGCCCTCTGCCGGCCCGATTACTCATGGACGTCAGCGCCGAGGCGCTCCGGGCAGCGGCCACGGCACGCTCCCAGGCAGCACTGCTTTTCGAGGATGGCAACGCTGCGCTGCCGCTCCTCGTCGGCTTGGTGAAACTCCCCAGAGAGCAAGAGGTGAGGGTGGATGGTGAGCGAATCGTTCTGACAGGCAAGGAGGTAGTCGAGTTGCGTTGTGGGGATGCGTCCATCTCGTTGAGCAAGAGCGGCAAGCTTGTCATCCGTGGGGCCTATGTCGAGACCCGCGCGAAAGGAACGAATCGGATCAAAGGCGGGTCCGTTCAGATCAACTGACCCATGCCCGTCTCCACGCTCATACTGCTGTGGGATATCGTTGAACGGCACTTCGACGAGGCGGATTTCCTGTGGGGACAATGGGAGCACAGCCTCGTCTCCCCGAGCTACACGCTCGAAGATGTTGCAAGGGAACCAGAAGCGCGACTGCTGGCCCATGTAGATGGGCTCGTCGTCAATGGCCCAGAGGTCGCGCGTCGGCTCTTGATCCCAGCACTGGCTCACGGCGAGCCGCAGAGGGTGAGCGCGGCTGCTACAGCACTCCTTCAGAGCCCTGGCGAGGAAGGTATCGATGCTGTGGTGACGGCGCTTCGCACCCTGTCCCAACAGCGCTCCGCACTGACACGGGCCCTTGCTTGCTCGGAGCGGCCAGAGGTGCTGAACCGCATGCACGAACTCCTCGGGGACCCGGATCTGGACGTTGTCGCGGCCGCATCCGAGGTCTTGATTTTCCACCACGCGCCACTGGGGACGACACTCTCGAGGTTGCTGGCAAGTGACGACCCGGTGAAGCAGGTCCTGGGCATGAAGGCGCTTGCGGATGGCCCTCCTTCGCTCCATGACACCGAGAGACTGCTCATGGGCCTGGCTCATGAGGTGCCTGTTGTCGCCGCAGCCGCGATGGAGGTCGGCTGCAGGCTTGGTTTCGGCTCGGCATGGCAGCTCGTGAAAGAGCGTGCCGCGGGCGCGGACAGGATGGCGATGCTCCTCCTCGCGCTGGGTGGGGGCCCCGCCGAATACAGAGAACTGCTCGCCGCTCTCTCCGATGCCGCGAGACGCCCCTCGGCATTGTGGGCGCTTGGCTTCGTAGGCACACCCGAGACAGTGGATGCCAGCCTCGAATGGCTCAACGACAGGCAGGCCGGCCCTCTCGCAGGGGAAGTGTTCACGGCGGTCACGGGCGTCAACCTCGCAGAGGCGAATCTGACGGTGGACCCGGAGGAAACGGAGGCGCTCGACCATGCGCCAGAAGATGATCTTCCTCTCCCGGATCCCGTGAAAGTCCGACACTGGTGGAAGCAGCATCGAGGAACGTTCACGGATGGCCAGCGTTACCTCATGGGCGAACCGCGCTCGTGGACCGGGCTCCTCGCGGCGCTCTTGCGAGGCTCGATGCGCCGACGCTCCGCTCTCCTGTTGGACCTGCAACTCCGCTGTCCCGAGAAACGCAGCCTTCTTCTTCAGCCCCGTGCTCCAACCCGTCAGCAGTACGCCGAGCTTGCCGCCATCCAGCGCCTTGATCATGTGGAGCTCAATGCCGCCCGCTCTCTCTTCTGATCTTCCGGCTGGGGGACCCATGTGGGATCTCGAAAATCAAACTCGATACGAAGCACAGCGCGCTTTCGTCCGTGACCGCGACGGCTCTGAGATCTGGCTGGTGGTGGTCCGCGGAACATTCGACATCTCTGCGGAGGGCGAATGTTCCATCGCGCAGGAGCAGGAGCCTGTTGCACTGGTACCGCAGTACCTTGGCAAGCCGGGGCATTCCTTGTTGCGGTGTGATACCGACATGGTCCGCACGAAACCCGGTACGGACGTTCTGGTCAATGGATGGGCTTATGCCCCTCTTGGCAGGCCAACCACGGAAGTTTCCGTGTCATTGACCGTGGGCCCGATCCGGAAGACCTTGACCGTCACGGGAGACCGACACTGGAGAAGAGGTCTCTCGGGCTTGACTCCCTCTCTCCCCACTCCCTTCTTGAAGCTCCCGGTAACCTACGAGCGCGCGTACGGCGGCCCTTCCCTGGAAGGCATCCATGGTGGCCCGATGAACGGGCCGGACCAGAACCCCTTGGGTGTTGGCCTGAACGTCACCGAGGGCGCGTGTCTGCCCAACATCGAGTACCGGGATGCACCGCTAGACCGCGGTGAGCGCCGAGCACGTCCAGCCGGTCTTGGCGCCATCGCGTGTTCCTGGATGCCGAGACGAAAACTCGCTGGCACCTATGATGAAACCTGGCAGCGGGAGCGTCAGCCTCTCGTCTCCTCGGATTTTCATGATGAGTACTTCTATTCCGCGCCAGAAGATCAGCGTGTCCCGGGCCACCTACGTGGTGGCGAGCACGTCGAACTGACGAACCTCTCTCCCAGCGGACGGCTCGGCTTCCGGCTCCCCCGAGTCTCGCTGGGCTTCAGGACTCTGATGGGCAACAGGCTGGTGCACCATCGCGCTCTCCTGCACACCGTATTGATCGAGCCGGAGATCAGCCGGCTCGTGATGAGTTGGCATACCGCTCTGCCGTGCCATCACGATCTGTATTCGCTGCAACGAACCATTGTTTTCGAGAAAGCGCACCTCACCTACGACTCGCGTAGCCCGCACGAGTCGTCTCGGTCATGAAGAGGCGTCATGCTCCCATCCGGCATCCAACACGACGCGATCTACATACTCGGAGTAGGATCACAAACACCTGTCGGGAGGACCCACGGCTCTTCGGCTGCGGCCGTGCGCTGCGGAATCTCGGCTTACGCCGAGCACCCGTTCATGCTCGACAAGCGCGGAGAGCGCATCATCGTGGCTCGGGCCAGCTGGCTTGATGACATGATGCCCATGGCGGAGAGGCTTTCCGTGCTGGCGCTCGATGCGGCGCGCGAAGCACTGCAGCCCATGACCCATTCCCGCGTCCGCTCGAGAATCAGGCTGCATCTTGCGCTGTCTCGCGAAGGCCTTGGCGACCAAGTTCGGGCGCGGCAGGTCGCGGACTCTCTTGTCTCGTCGCTTGACGGCGCTCCCGTCGACGACGAGGTCGCCATCGTCATGGATGGACACGCGGGCGGGTTCCTGGCGATGAAAGAGGCTGTCGAGGAACTGCGCTCGGGGCGCTCCGCCGCGTGTCTGGTGGGCGGGGTGGACTCCTACATGACTGCGGATCGGCTGGAGGCCATCGACTTCGCGGGGAATCTTCACTCCAGTCATAACACTTGGGGATTCACACCGGGGGAAGGGGCCGGCTTTTGTCTGATGGCGACTGGCGCGACCGTGGCGGAGCTGGGACTCACACCTGTCGCGGAGCTTCAGGCCGTCGCCACGGCCCAGGAAGGCCAGTTGCTCGGGACTCGAACCGTCTGCATCGGTGAAGGATTGACAGCGGCCTTCCGAGCCGTGCTCGGCACGGGAGACCGGGTCCATCATACCTTCTGCGATTTGAATGGTGAGATCTACCGGGCCGACGAATTCGGGTTCGCGCTCTGCCGCACCTCCGAGCACTTCGTGGACGCCACCCAATTCACCGCGGCTGCCGAGTGCTGGGGAGACGTAGGGGCCGCCTCCGCGCA contains:
- a CDS encoding DUF6444 domain-containing protein, with the protein product MGKVDPRDARIAQLEARHAEVQATIAELRRELAQERATLAELRERQGHDSSNSNKPPSTDGPEGRRGRNKKPWGTGRLRRNFQSWVDRGRGACEVGTQLLEYTATLFHLLRRVRDGTLERGSLVRRMDDVRQRVRELLAQAWACADEKAAHTASELQRQWKALWTFMHRENVPTTNNHAERLPRHAVCMRKVSFGTRSPEGSRFIERILTTVTTLRLQNRPVLPFLTSGC
- a CDS encoding DUF6484 domain-containing protein encodes the protein MTTRGSPSLKIIPSSSTPSLPAAVLGWVTGYEPERGVLVDFPGNTAGPLPARLLMDVSAEALRAAATARSQAALLFEDGNAALPLLVGLVKLPREQEVRVDGERIVLTGKEVVELRCGDASISLSKSGKLVIRGAYVETRAKGTNRIKGGSVQIN
- a CDS encoding TIGR02270 family protein, which gives rise to MPVSTLILLWDIVERHFDEADFLWGQWEHSLVSPSYTLEDVAREPEARLLAHVDGLVVNGPEVARRLLIPALAHGEPQRVSAAATALLQSPGEEGIDAVVTALRTLSQQRSALTRALACSERPEVLNRMHELLGDPDLDVVAAASEVLIFHHAPLGTTLSRLLASDDPVKQVLGMKALADGPPSLHDTERLLMGLAHEVPVVAAAAMEVGCRLGFGSAWQLVKERAAGADRMAMLLLALGGGPAEYRELLAALSDAARRPSALWALGFVGTPETVDASLEWLNDRQAGPLAGEVFTAVTGVNLAEANLTVDPEETEALDHAPEDDLPLPDPVKVRHWWKQHRGTFTDGQRYLMGEPRSWTGLLAALLRGSMRRRSALLLDLQLRCPEKRSLLLQPRAPTRQQYAELAAIQRLDHVELNAARSLF
- a CDS encoding DUF2169 family type VI secretion system accessory protein; translation: MWDLENQTRYEAQRAFVRDRDGSEIWLVVVRGTFDISAEGECSIAQEQEPVALVPQYLGKPGHSLLRCDTDMVRTKPGTDVLVNGWAYAPLGRPTTEVSVSLTVGPIRKTLTVTGDRHWRRGLSGLTPSLPTPFLKLPVTYERAYGGPSLEGIHGGPMNGPDQNPLGVGLNVTEGACLPNIEYRDAPLDRGERRARPAGLGAIACSWMPRRKLAGTYDETWQRERQPLVSSDFHDEYFYSAPEDQRVPGHLRGGEHVELTNLSPSGRLGFRLPRVSLGFRTLMGNRLVHHRALLHTVLIEPEISRLVMSWHTALPCHHDLYSLQRTIVFEKAHLTYDSRSPHESSRS
- a CDS encoding beta-ketoacyl synthase N-terminal-like domain-containing protein, which produces MLDKRGERIIVARASWLDDMMPMAERLSVLALDAAREALQPMTHSRVRSRIRLHLALSREGLGDQVRARQVADSLVSSLDGAPVDDEVAIVMDGHAGGFLAMKEAVEELRSGRSAACLVGGVDSYMTADRLEAIDFAGNLHSSHNTWGFTPGEGAGFCLMATGATVAELGLTPVAELQAVATAQEGQLLGTRTVCIGEGLTAAFRAVLGTGDRVHHTFCDLNGEIYRADEFGFALCRTSEHFVDATQFTAAAECWGDVGAASAQLALGLAVASWERGYAKGHTLLTWASSARGPLRGAAKIKQAVNPRQ